Proteins encoded in a region of the Saccharothrix ecbatanensis genome:
- the glp gene encoding molybdotransferase-like divisome protein Glp: MRSVDEQLARVVAAAVRPAPVRVAISESQGLLCAEEVVAERALPGFDQAAVDGYAVRSVDVQAANEEPVQLPVVGEIPAGSRQPRRLQPGQAVRVATGAPLPTLADAVVPLGYTDGHAVKVTVQRSVPSAAFVRRTGEDVQTGDVAVRRGSAIGAAQVGLLAAVGRNKVLVHPRPRVSVISLGEELVDVDRTPGQGQVYDVNSYALAAAARDAGAEVSRVGIQSTDPRRMREVVEGRLLLSEIVVVAGGVGGVIGDEVRAALADLGDVDVTRVAMHPGSVQGFGRLGPDAVPTFLLPANPMSALVVFEVLVRPLIRAALGKRNPYRRAVSARLLSPLTSTKGRRGYLRGQLLRDADNGEYLVQPLGTSGSHLLASLAEANCLIMVDEDVTDVSVGEEVTVCFLAQRG, from the coding sequence ATGAGGTCAGTGGATGAGCAGCTCGCCAGGGTGGTAGCCGCCGCGGTGCGGCCCGCCCCCGTGCGCGTGGCGATCTCCGAGTCGCAGGGTCTGCTCTGCGCCGAGGAGGTCGTCGCCGAGCGCGCGTTGCCGGGGTTCGACCAGGCGGCGGTGGACGGCTACGCGGTGCGCAGCGTCGACGTGCAGGCGGCCAATGAAGAACCGGTGCAGCTCCCCGTCGTGGGTGAGATCCCGGCCGGATCGCGCCAGCCGAGGAGGTTGCAGCCGGGCCAGGCGGTTCGGGTCGCCACCGGAGCGCCGCTGCCCACGTTGGCCGACGCCGTGGTGCCGCTCGGCTACACCGACGGGCACGCGGTGAAGGTCACCGTGCAGCGTTCGGTGCCGTCCGCGGCGTTCGTCCGGCGCACCGGCGAGGACGTGCAGACCGGTGACGTCGCGGTCCGCCGCGGCTCGGCCATCGGCGCCGCCCAGGTCGGCCTGCTCGCGGCGGTCGGCCGGAACAAGGTGCTGGTCCACCCGAGGCCGCGGGTGTCGGTGATCTCGCTCGGCGAGGAGCTGGTCGACGTCGACCGCACCCCGGGCCAGGGGCAGGTGTACGACGTCAACTCCTACGCGCTGGCCGCCGCCGCACGGGACGCGGGCGCCGAGGTGAGCCGGGTCGGCATCCAGTCCACTGACCCGCGCCGGATGCGCGAGGTCGTCGAAGGTCGGCTGCTGCTGTCCGAGATCGTGGTCGTCGCGGGTGGCGTCGGGGGCGTCATCGGCGACGAGGTGCGGGCGGCGCTGGCCGATCTCGGCGACGTCGACGTGACCCGGGTGGCCATGCACCCCGGCTCGGTGCAGGGCTTCGGCCGCCTCGGGCCGGACGCGGTGCCGACGTTCCTGCTGCCCGCGAACCCGATGAGCGCCTTGGTCGTTTTCGAAGTGCTGGTGCGTCCGCTGATCCGGGCCGCGCTGGGCAAGCGCAACCCGTACCGGCGGGCGGTCAGCGCGCGGCTGCTGTCGCCGTTGACGTCGACCAAGGGCCGGCGCGGCTACCTGCGCGGCCAGCTGCTGCGCGACGCGGACAACGGCGAGTACCTGGTGCAGCCGCTGGGTACCTCCGGGTCGCACCTGCTGGCGTCGTTGGCCGAGGCGAACTGCCTGATCATGGTCGACGAGGACGTCACGGACGTGTCGGTCGGCGAAGAGGTCACGGTGTGCTTCCTGGCCCAAAGAGGATGA
- a CDS encoding VWA domain-containing protein — translation MSAEAEFVVTVDQNAYLSVGATRVDAVVAVTATGDATPAVPTAALELLIIDTSGSMQGDRIASARAATAVAIEQLRDGVLFAVISGATSARQVYPKRGAARADPQTRAEAVTAVRKLSAGGGTAFSNWLTLARQIAEQHPGAIRHALLLTDGQNGDGRGVLEQTIEECIGVFSCDCRGVGTDWNVAEVRKIASALLGTVDIVAKPENLAADFHAIMNSAMGKRVADVSLRLWTPKGAQVKFVKQVAPEVEDLTAKRVQTGPLHGDYPLGAWGAESREYHVCVEVPTQAIGAEMLACRAMVVRGGSTETLAQGLVRAVWTDDDALSAKVSRKVAHYTGQSEYADAVEHGLAARRDGDERTATMRLGRAVALATAAGDREKLEMLAKVVDVDDAATGTVRLKSKVSDEAEMELDIRSRRTSRVRGEG, via the coding sequence ATGAGTGCAGAAGCAGAGTTCGTCGTCACCGTCGACCAGAACGCCTACCTTTCGGTGGGGGCGACCAGGGTGGACGCGGTCGTGGCGGTGACCGCCACCGGGGACGCGACCCCCGCGGTGCCCACCGCGGCGCTGGAGCTGCTGATCATCGACACCTCCGGGTCGATGCAGGGCGACCGGATCGCCTCGGCGCGCGCGGCCACCGCGGTCGCGATCGAGCAGTTGCGCGACGGTGTGCTGTTCGCCGTGATCTCCGGCGCGACCAGCGCGCGGCAGGTCTACCCGAAGCGGGGCGCGGCGCGGGCCGACCCCCAGACCAGGGCCGAGGCCGTCACGGCGGTGCGCAAGCTCTCCGCGGGCGGGGGCACCGCGTTCTCCAACTGGCTGACTCTCGCGCGGCAGATCGCCGAGCAGCACCCGGGGGCGATCCGGCACGCGCTGCTGCTCACCGACGGCCAGAACGGCGACGGTCGCGGTGTGCTGGAGCAGACCATCGAAGAGTGCATCGGCGTGTTCAGCTGTGACTGCCGCGGCGTCGGCACCGACTGGAACGTCGCGGAGGTGCGCAAGATCGCATCCGCGTTGCTGGGCACGGTGGACATCGTGGCGAAGCCGGAGAACCTGGCCGCCGACTTCCACGCGATCATGAACTCCGCGATGGGCAAACGGGTCGCGGACGTGTCGTTGCGGCTGTGGACGCCGAAGGGCGCGCAGGTCAAGTTCGTCAAGCAGGTCGCGCCGGAGGTCGAGGACCTGACCGCGAAGCGGGTGCAGACCGGGCCGCTGCACGGCGACTACCCGTTGGGCGCGTGGGGCGCGGAGAGCCGCGAGTACCACGTGTGCGTCGAGGTGCCCACGCAGGCGATCGGCGCGGAGATGCTCGCCTGCCGGGCGATGGTGGTCCGCGGCGGTTCCACGGAAACCCTTGCGCAGGGCCTGGTCCGGGCCGTGTGGACCGACGACGACGCGTTGTCGGCCAAGGTCAGCAGGAAGGTCGCGCACTACACCGGGCAGTCGGAGTACGCGGACGCGGTCGAGCACGGGCTCGCCGCCCGTCGCGACGGTGACGAGCGCACGGCCACGATGCGTCTCGGTCGCGCGGTCGCGCTGGCCACCGCGGCGGGCGACCGGGAGAAGCTCGAGATGTTGGCGAAGGTGGTCGACGTGGACGACGCCGCGACCGGGACCGTGCGGTTGAAGAGCAAGGTCTCCGACGAAGCCGAGATGGAGCTGGACATCCGATCGCGGCGGACCAGCCGGGTCCGCGGCGAGGGCTGA
- a CDS encoding GNAT family N-acetyltransferase, which translates to MSHAWEGGRHPGWPARLGPLRVAAGLVALRPPKLFDATAWSRTRLRDQAHLEAWEPTAVEGWQERNAPLAWPAQWSSLKSMARRGQALPFVITVDGVLAGQITVGNVVRGSLRSAWVGYWVAADRARGGVATAALALVVDHCFGDAGLHRLEATVRPENQASLRVLAKAGFREEGLFLRYLDVAGAWRDHLCFAMTAEEAAPEGLVRRLVARGYARTA; encoded by the coding sequence ATGAGTCACGCGTGGGAAGGCGGTCGCCATCCCGGCTGGCCCGCGCGGCTCGGACCGCTCCGGGTGGCCGCCGGTCTGGTGGCGCTGCGCCCGCCGAAGCTGTTCGACGCCACGGCGTGGTCCCGCACCAGGCTCCGCGACCAGGCGCACCTGGAGGCTTGGGAACCGACCGCGGTCGAGGGCTGGCAGGAGCGCAACGCGCCGCTGGCGTGGCCCGCGCAGTGGTCGTCGCTCAAGTCCATGGCCCGGCGAGGCCAGGCGCTGCCGTTCGTGATCACCGTGGACGGCGTGCTGGCCGGGCAGATCACCGTGGGCAACGTCGTGCGCGGCTCGCTGCGCTCCGCGTGGGTCGGCTACTGGGTGGCGGCCGACCGGGCGCGCGGCGGCGTGGCCACGGCGGCGCTGGCGCTGGTCGTGGACCACTGCTTCGGTGACGCCGGCCTGCACCGGCTGGAGGCGACCGTCCGGCCGGAGAACCAGGCCAGCCTGCGGGTGCTCGCCAAGGCCGGTTTCCGCGAGGAGGGCCTGTTCCTGAGGTACCTGGACGTGGCCGGCGCCTGGCGGGACCACCTGTGCTTCGCGATGACCGCCGAAGAGGCCGCGCCAGAGGGACTGGTACGCCGGTTGGTCGCACGGGGATACGCCCGAACTGCCTGA
- a CDS encoding UTP--glucose-1-phosphate uridylyltransferase, with protein sequence MSAFQTAIVPAAGLGTRFLPTTKAVPKELLPVVDTPGIELVAAEAAEAGATRLVIVTSPGKDAVAEYFRPQPELEATLEERGKTDLVAKVRRAQNLLTVETAVQDQALGLGHAVGCAEGNLTGEDEAVAVLLPDDLVLPTGVLKKMAAVREKLGGSVLCAFDIPKDQISAYGVFDVRDTADDDVKKVVGMVEKPKPEDAPSTFAAAGRYLLDRVIFDALKRITPGAGGELQLTDAIALLINEGHPVHVVVHRGGRHDLGNPGGFLKAAVDFALEHPDYGPELGVWLRERLGNS encoded by the coding sequence ATGAGCGCCTTCCAGACAGCAATCGTGCCCGCGGCAGGCCTGGGCACGCGCTTCCTCCCGACCACCAAAGCGGTGCCCAAGGAGCTGCTGCCGGTCGTCGACACCCCGGGCATCGAACTCGTCGCCGCCGAAGCCGCCGAAGCGGGCGCGACGAGGCTCGTGATCGTGACCTCACCCGGCAAGGACGCGGTCGCGGAGTACTTCCGCCCGCAGCCCGAGCTGGAGGCGACGCTCGAAGAACGCGGCAAGACGGACCTGGTCGCGAAGGTCCGCCGCGCGCAGAACCTGCTCACCGTGGAGACCGCCGTCCAGGACCAGGCCCTCGGCCTCGGTCACGCGGTCGGCTGCGCCGAGGGCAACCTGACCGGCGAGGACGAGGCAGTCGCCGTCCTCCTGCCGGACGACCTCGTGCTGCCCACGGGCGTGCTCAAGAAGATGGCCGCCGTCCGCGAGAAGCTCGGCGGCAGCGTGCTGTGCGCGTTCGACATCCCCAAGGACCAGATCTCCGCGTACGGCGTCTTCGACGTCCGGGACACCGCTGACGACGACGTCAAGAAGGTCGTCGGCATGGTCGAGAAGCCGAAGCCCGAGGACGCGCCGTCCACGTTCGCCGCAGCCGGCCGCTACCTGCTGGACCGGGTGATCTTCGACGCGCTCAAGCGCATCACGCCGGGCGCGGGCGGCGAGCTCCAGCTCACCGACGCCATCGCGCTGCTGATCAACGAGGGCCACCCCGTGCACGTCGTCGTGCATCGCGGTGGGCGACACGACCTGGGCAATCCGGGTGGATTCCTGAAAGCTGCGGTTGACTTCGCACTTGAACACCCGGACTACGGGCCCGAGCTGGGGGTGTGGTTGCGGGAACGCCTCGGCAACTCCTGA
- a CDS encoding glyoxalase superfamily protein translates to MDWKLEVVIVPVSDVDRAKAFYADTLGFTVDTDHSAGDSFRVVQVTPPGSACSIVFGHGMGLSHTPGSLKGCQLVVSDIQAAHAHLEANGVANSGPQHFENGTMTPGPDPQDQDYGSFIFFDDPDGNTWAIQQVKRSAR, encoded by the coding sequence GTGGACTGGAAGCTGGAAGTCGTCATCGTCCCCGTGTCCGACGTTGACCGCGCCAAGGCCTTCTACGCCGACACGCTCGGCTTCACCGTCGACACCGACCACAGCGCGGGCGACTCGTTCCGCGTCGTCCAGGTCACCCCACCCGGCTCGGCCTGCTCCATCGTCTTCGGCCACGGCATGGGCCTCAGCCACACCCCCGGCTCGCTCAAGGGCTGCCAGCTCGTCGTCTCCGACATCCAGGCCGCCCACGCCCACCTCGAAGCGAACGGCGTCGCCAACTCCGGTCCGCAGCACTTCGAGAACGGCACGATGACTCCCGGCCCGGACCCTCAGGACCAGGACTACGGCTCGTTCATCTTCTTCGACGACCCGGACGGCAACACCTGGGCCATCCAGCAGGTCAAGCGGTCCGCTCGCTGA
- a CDS encoding PP2C family serine/threonine-protein phosphatase has product MNALAGSCPACAEPVGLGDRFCEACGTPLLRKGSTSAEAATKDVVRKCPACGAVSGTATEYCDECGLRLPDPADRTTIDLGALAGVSDRGLVHHRNEDAIALGRLLDGTTAAVVCDGVSTTRQPERAARAASEAALAVLLGVDAPVEPVARVRAAVEAAGTAVATLDGSNPSPDGPSCTLVAAYVAGGEVTVGWVGDSRAYWLAGPDGRLLTRDHSWAAEVVAEGLMDEAAAFADRRAHTITRWLGPDTRPDPDVVSVPHDGAGTLLVCSDGLWNEVPEAGRIGEFAAGAGDGATPLAVANRLTEVALAAGGRDNISVVVIPLEGVQV; this is encoded by the coding sequence GTGAACGCACTGGCCGGCAGTTGCCCGGCGTGCGCCGAACCGGTCGGGCTGGGGGATCGGTTCTGCGAGGCGTGCGGCACTCCGTTGCTGCGCAAGGGCAGCACCTCCGCCGAGGCCGCCACGAAGGACGTCGTGCGTAAGTGCCCGGCGTGCGGCGCGGTGAGCGGGACCGCGACCGAGTACTGCGACGAGTGCGGGTTGCGCCTGCCGGACCCGGCCGATCGGACGACCATCGACCTCGGCGCCTTGGCCGGGGTCAGCGACCGGGGCCTGGTGCACCACCGCAACGAGGACGCGATCGCGCTCGGCCGTCTGCTCGACGGCACCACCGCCGCTGTGGTGTGTGACGGTGTGTCCACCACGCGCCAACCCGAACGAGCCGCGCGAGCGGCGTCCGAGGCGGCGCTGGCGGTGCTGCTCGGTGTGGACGCGCCGGTGGAACCGGTCGCCCGCGTCCGCGCGGCGGTGGAGGCGGCAGGTACCGCTGTGGCCACTTTGGACGGTTCGAATCCCTCGCCGGACGGACCGTCCTGCACGCTCGTCGCCGCCTACGTCGCCGGCGGCGAGGTGACCGTCGGCTGGGTCGGTGACAGTCGGGCGTACTGGCTCGCCGGCCCGGACGGCCGCTTGCTCACCCGCGACCACTCGTGGGCCGCCGAGGTCGTCGCGGAAGGGCTCATGGACGAGGCGGCCGCGTTCGCCGACCGCCGCGCGCACACGATCACCCGCTGGCTGGGCCCGGACACGCGGCCTGATCCCGACGTCGTCTCCGTGCCCCACGACGGCGCGGGCACCCTGCTCGTCTGCTCGGACGGTCTGTGGAACGAGGTGCCGGAGGCCGGACGGATCGGCGAGTTCGCGGCGGGTGCGGGGGATGGGGCGACACCACTGGCCGTCGCCAACCGGCTCACCGAGGTCGCGCTGGCCGCCGGCGGCCGGGACAACATCAGCGTCGTCGTCATCCCTTTGGAAGGAGTACAGGTATGA
- a CDS encoding FmdB family zinc ribbon protein: MPTYQYACTECDHRFDAVQSFSDSALTECPECSGRLRKLYGAVGVVFKGSGFYRTDSRSSSSGAPAAAKTESAPAKTESTSTSTSTSSSTSTSTSTSTPAAAAS, encoded by the coding sequence GTGCCGACCTACCAGTACGCCTGCACCGAGTGCGACCACCGGTTCGACGCGGTGCAGTCCTTCTCGGACTCCGCGTTGACCGAGTGCCCGGAGTGCTCCGGCAGGCTGCGCAAGCTGTACGGCGCGGTCGGTGTCGTGTTCAAGGGCAGCGGGTTCTACCGGACTGACAGCCGTTCGTCGTCCTCGGGCGCTCCGGCTGCCGCGAAGACCGAGTCGGCTCCCGCGAAGACCGAGTCGACTTCTACTTCTACTTCTACTTCTTCTTCCACTTCGACCTCTACTTCGACTTCCACGCCGGCCGCCGCCGCGTCCTGA
- a CDS encoding SAF domain-containing protein, protein MLLHLRRILAGLLALVAVGLALLPGSPTVDVLVAAHDLAPGVPLGADDVRLVAMPPSLSPAGTVSETDALGRGLVGAARAGEPLTDARLTAVDPEMSSVAVRLADAWVIGMLRPGSRVDVVGAESHVLAADASVVAVREGEVVVISANREAAHRIAAESLANPVAVTLR, encoded by the coding sequence ATGCTCCTCCACCTCAGAAGGATCTTGGCGGGCCTGCTGGCCCTGGTAGCCGTGGGTCTGGCCTTGTTGCCGGGCAGCCCGACGGTCGACGTTCTCGTAGCCGCCCACGACTTGGCGCCGGGTGTGCCGCTGGGCGCGGACGACGTCCGGTTGGTCGCCATGCCACCGTCCCTGTCACCCGCCGGAACGGTCTCCGAGACGGACGCCTTAGGCCGCGGACTGGTAGGCGCGGCAAGAGCCGGCGAACCCCTCACCGACGCCCGTCTGACTGCGGTCGATCCGGAGATGTCGTCGGTGGCCGTGCGGTTGGCCGACGCCTGGGTGATCGGGATGCTGCGGCCGGGGAGCCGGGTGGACGTCGTCGGCGCGGAGTCGCATGTCCTGGCAGCGGACGCCTCGGTGGTCGCGGTGCGGGAGGGCGAGGTGGTGGTGATCTCAGCGAACCGTGAGGCAGCCCACCGAATCGCCGCCGAGTCCTTGGCCAACCCAGTGGCGGTGACCTTGCGCTGA
- a CDS encoding FHA domain-containing protein, whose amino-acid sequence MASAPVAGMTCAGCGVPREGRFCEECGFDNDLPAPPPRSVAAEPAQSSLWTAVVRADRAWFDEVRRREGSEAADMDFPLYCPERRFELDREQVAIGRRSRSRGTNPEIDLGSPPLDPGVSSQHAVLVARSDGGWDVVDLGSTNGTSVGDTTDVIEPNTPVEVPAGVPIRLGAWTVITLERH is encoded by the coding sequence GTGGCTTCGGCGCCGGTGGCCGGGATGACCTGCGCCGGCTGCGGGGTGCCGAGGGAGGGCAGGTTCTGCGAGGAGTGCGGGTTCGACAACGACCTGCCCGCGCCTCCGCCACGGTCCGTCGCGGCCGAGCCGGCGCAGTCGTCGCTCTGGACGGCCGTGGTGCGGGCGGACCGCGCGTGGTTCGACGAGGTCCGCCGCCGTGAGGGTTCGGAGGCGGCGGACATGGACTTCCCGCTCTACTGCCCGGAACGCCGGTTCGAGCTGGACCGCGAGCAGGTCGCGATCGGCAGGCGAAGCCGCTCGCGCGGCACCAACCCGGAGATCGACCTCGGCAGCCCGCCGCTGGATCCGGGGGTGTCCTCGCAGCACGCCGTGCTGGTGGCCCGATCCGACGGCGGCTGGGACGTCGTCGACCTCGGTTCGACCAACGGCACCTCGGTCGGTGACACGACGGACGTGATCGAGCCCAACACCCCGGTCGAGGTGCCGGCCGGGGTGCCGATCCGGCTCGGCGCGTGGACCGTGATCACCCTGGAACGGCACTAG
- the sepX gene encoding divisome protein SepX/GlpR has product MPSSLIVVGLVVAWLVVLVPMVARKRADATRGSMEEEYDAMPEVDTEFEAEFEDYDEYDDEPDEYVPPRVFRPGRGGYDPETAAIVAQAKYAFRRRVVGTLLLTALVTGVIAGVLYPLAWWAHAAVDATLVAYLGYLRRQVRIEEDIRARRQSRTAQARRRSARQSGGAQPHLVTEQSAPSAEGETSRDQPRLAPQPRFQHQVRPGTVVVDVDDEDPVFVELDGPEALPYRRASGE; this is encoded by the coding sequence ATGCCCAGCTCGCTGATCGTCGTGGGACTGGTCGTGGCCTGGTTGGTCGTCCTCGTGCCGATGGTCGCGCGCAAGCGCGCCGACGCGACGCGCGGCAGCATGGAGGAGGAGTACGACGCCATGCCCGAGGTCGACACGGAGTTCGAAGCCGAGTTCGAGGACTACGACGAGTACGACGACGAGCCGGACGAGTACGTCCCGCCCAGGGTGTTCCGCCCGGGTCGTGGCGGCTACGACCCGGAGACCGCGGCGATCGTGGCGCAGGCGAAGTACGCCTTCCGCCGCCGCGTCGTCGGCACGCTGCTGCTGACCGCGTTGGTCACCGGCGTGATCGCGGGCGTGCTCTACCCGCTGGCGTGGTGGGCCCACGCGGCGGTGGACGCGACGCTCGTCGCCTACCTCGGCTACCTGCGCCGCCAGGTGCGGATCGAGGAGGACATCCGCGCGCGCCGCCAGTCCCGGACGGCACAGGCCCGCCGCCGTTCCGCGCGCCAGTCCGGCGGGGCGCAGCCGCACCTCGTCACCGAGCAGTCCGCGCCCTCGGCCGAGGGCGAAACGTCCCGTGACCAGCCCCGCCTGGCCCCGCAGCCCCGGTTCCAGCACCAGGTCCGCCCCGGCACCGTCGTGGTTGACGTGGACGACGAGGACCCGGTGTTCGTGGAGCTCGACGGCCCCGAAGCGCTCCCGTACCGGCGGGCGTCCGGCGAGTAG
- a CDS encoding 5-formyltetrahydrofolate cyclo-ligase produces MTSDVSDRKNTLRTRLRAARRRGVVPSMAAEVLTAVDAFAVSPGQTVCAYVASAYEPGSLEMVEALRSHGLRVLLPVVVESSLDWALHTGELRPGAYGLREPVGPLLGAAAVGSAALVLVPALAVDHSGVRLGKGGGYYDRALTLSTGPLVALVRDEEFVPSLPAEPHDVRMDAVLTPGSGLVRLPL; encoded by the coding sequence ATGACGTCCGATGTAAGTGATCGGAAGAACACGCTGCGCACACGGCTGCGGGCCGCGCGGCGTAGGGGTGTCGTGCCTTCGATGGCGGCCGAAGTGCTGACGGCCGTTGATGCTTTTGCCGTTTCACCCGGTCAGACCGTTTGTGCTTATGTCGCTTCGGCTTACGAGCCGGGGTCTTTGGAGATGGTGGAGGCGCTGCGGTCGCACGGGTTGCGGGTGCTGCTGCCGGTGGTTGTCGAGTCGTCGTTGGACTGGGCCCTGCACACCGGGGAGTTGCGTCCGGGGGCGTACGGGTTGCGGGAGCCGGTGGGGCCGTTGCTGGGTGCGGCGGCGGTCGGGTCGGCGGCGTTGGTGCTGGTTCCGGCGTTGGCCGTGGACCACTCCGGGGTGCGGCTGGGCAAGGGCGGCGGCTACTACGACCGTGCTTTGACGTTGTCCACAGGTCCGCTGGTGGCGCTTGTGCGGGACGAGGAGTTCGTGCCGTCCCTGCCCGCCGAACCGCACGACGTCCGGATGGATGCGGTGTTGACGCCCGGATCGGGGCTGGTTCGACTGCCGTTGTGA
- a CDS encoding tetratricopeptide repeat protein — translation MVDPVAAILKDPQVAESKRYCGKCDQPVGRGKDGKPGRLRGFCPTDGTPFNFVPSLAEGTLVGGQYLVQGCLAHGGLGWIYLATDRNVNDRWVVLKGLLDVDDPAARAAAEAERRFLAEVNHPNIVMIHNFVEHPDDDGKPIGYIVMEYVGGSSLRKLVEDRGKAVGQRLAPLPLPQVISYGLEILPALGYLHGQGLAYCDLKPDNVIQYERRLKLIDMGAVVPFGNADGFDWYGTPGYQAPDFESEGPSPAADIHTVGRTLMVMALGTSPLRGGKPVPLPDPAAERLLAEHESFHRVLLRATDPDPKRRFASAEEMADQLTGVLREVLAAEDGKARPGVSTVFGPSPSVFGIGLLGDVGSPGRPDPVAVAPTLPVPLVDTTDSAAGLLATASSAAPEEILRLAAVTPTPSVELRLRVVRAHLEVGDVGSAQKALQRLRTDLPGDWRCDWFTGVAALTAGDARAATTAFDTVLATLPGESAPKLALAAAAECAGDDAVAGRYYLQVNRPNPDIADAAFGQARVALRAGRPEVALAALDTIAPTSSQYVTAQTVAVRVMIGGSVDEGVLRAAADRVGRLTLDQATGHEVRASVFRAALPLVTATNGARPPLLGSSWTEHGVRAALETELRAGARLATDEATRVDLVDLANAIRPVSWV, via the coding sequence ATGGTCGACCCCGTCGCGGCCATCCTCAAAGACCCGCAGGTCGCCGAGAGCAAGCGGTACTGCGGCAAGTGCGACCAGCCCGTCGGCCGCGGCAAGGACGGGAAACCCGGACGGCTGCGTGGTTTCTGCCCCACCGACGGCACCCCGTTCAACTTCGTGCCGTCGCTCGCCGAGGGAACGCTCGTCGGCGGTCAGTACCTCGTCCAGGGCTGCCTCGCGCACGGCGGGCTCGGCTGGATCTACCTCGCCACCGACCGCAACGTCAACGACCGGTGGGTCGTGCTCAAGGGACTGCTCGACGTCGACGACCCGGCCGCGCGGGCGGCCGCCGAGGCCGAGCGGCGGTTCCTCGCCGAGGTGAACCACCCGAACATCGTCATGATCCACAATTTCGTGGAGCACCCCGACGACGACGGCAAACCCATCGGCTACATCGTGATGGAGTACGTCGGCGGCTCGTCGCTGCGCAAGCTCGTGGAGGACCGCGGCAAGGCGGTCGGCCAGCGCCTCGCGCCGCTGCCGCTGCCCCAAGTCATCTCCTACGGCTTGGAGATCCTGCCCGCGCTCGGCTACCTGCACGGCCAGGGTTTGGCCTACTGCGACCTCAAACCGGACAACGTGATCCAGTACGAACGCCGGCTCAAGCTGATCGACATGGGCGCGGTCGTGCCGTTCGGGAACGCCGACGGCTTCGACTGGTACGGCACGCCCGGCTACCAGGCGCCGGACTTCGAGTCCGAGGGACCGTCGCCGGCCGCCGACATCCACACCGTCGGGCGCACGCTCATGGTGATGGCGCTGGGCACGTCGCCGTTGCGCGGCGGCAAGCCGGTGCCGTTGCCCGACCCGGCGGCCGAGCGGCTGCTCGCCGAGCACGAGTCGTTCCACCGGGTGTTGCTGCGCGCAACCGACCCCGATCCGAAGCGGCGCTTCGCCTCCGCCGAGGAGATGGCCGATCAGCTGACCGGCGTGCTGCGGGAGGTGCTCGCCGCCGAGGACGGCAAAGCGCGCCCCGGCGTGTCCACGGTGTTCGGTCCGTCGCCATCGGTGTTCGGCATCGGCCTGCTGGGCGACGTGGGCAGCCCCGGCCGCCCCGACCCGGTGGCGGTCGCCCCGACGCTGCCGGTTCCGCTCGTGGACACGACCGACTCGGCGGCCGGGCTGCTCGCCACGGCGTCGTCGGCGGCGCCTGAGGAGATCCTGCGTCTCGCGGCCGTCACCCCGACGCCCAGCGTCGAACTGCGGCTGCGGGTGGTTCGCGCGCACCTGGAAGTCGGCGACGTCGGTTCGGCGCAGAAAGCGTTGCAGCGTCTGCGAACCGACTTACCCGGTGACTGGCGCTGTGATTGGTTCACCGGGGTAGCGGCCTTGACCGCCGGTGACGCGCGGGCCGCGACCACCGCGTTCGACACCGTGCTCGCGACGCTGCCCGGCGAGTCCGCGCCGAAGCTGGCACTGGCCGCGGCGGCGGAGTGCGCCGGCGACGACGCTGTGGCCGGCCGCTACTACCTCCAGGTCAACCGGCCGAATCCGGACATCGCCGACGCGGCGTTCGGCCAGGCGCGGGTGGCGTTGCGCGCCGGTCGGCCCGAGGTGGCGCTGGCCGCGCTGGACACGATCGCGCCGACGTCGAGCCAGTACGTGACCGCGCAGACCGTCGCGGTGCGGGTGATGATCGGCGGTTCGGTCGACGAGGGCGTGCTGCGTGCGGCCGCCGACCGGGTCGGCAGGCTCACCCTGGACCAGGCCACGGGGCACGAGGTGCGCGCATCGGTGTTCAGGGCCGCGTTACCGCTGGTCACGGCGACCAACGGGGCTCGCCCGCCGCTGCTCGGCAGTTCTTGGACCGAGCACGGCGTACGGGCCGCGTTGGAGACCGAGCTACGGGCGGGTGCCCGGCTGGCCACCGACGAGGCCACCAGGGTCGACCTGGTCGACCTGGCCAACGCCATCCGGCCGGTGTCATGGGTGTGA